The following nucleotide sequence is from Salvia miltiorrhiza cultivar Shanhuang (shh) chromosome 7, IMPLAD_Smil_shh, whole genome shotgun sequence.
CTTAAAAATGAGGAACAAACAAGATATTGAGGTGACAATGTTGAACAACCATGCTGCCAAATCAAGAGTCACCTTGTTTTCCTCTTTGCTTTTCGGAGACATTTGGTTAATTTGGTGGATGAAATAGATAAGATTGACAGGATTGGAGGATGATTAAATACTCCACACAACTTTGGATTATCACTCAGACCAAACACCTCCTAAAGGTACATATCTTCCTAAAGAATGTCAAAAAATTCAAGCTGTAGAGAAAGAAGATACAATTGGTAAGCATCAACCCTAGTCACCAACTTTGAATGTGGTTTACTTGTTGCCCATgtattttgagagagagaaaagcacCACATTCAAATGGCTAATGTGAATTATTGAGTTAAAATTAAGCTACTGTGATAATATAAGGTTACTTCTATAAATTTTTTACAGCAAACAATAACATGAAATGTCTTCATGTCCAGATCAACAAAAACCATATTTTTTTGGTATATACAACATACAAAAAAGCATATAAGTTATATAAAACCATAAACAAAGCACTAATAAGGtagttttcaatttttccataaaTGTTATGTatgaaattcttgaaatcttgCCAGGAGGGTAGACGATTCAGCAATTTCCCAATGTAAGTTAAAGAAAGTTGAAATCTGTTGAGAGGAGAAGCAAAGCCTGAGTCTATTATAAGCAACAAAGCTATTTACCagaatattaaaaaagaaagaagtttTATGCAATAGATTCAGAATACATAGGTTACCAAGATACTCAGGAAGGTTAGGAATTTTCTAGGGTGACAATTTTCCGGTCTTCAACCCTAAACTTAGTAAGGAAGAAGCACAAGTCACAAAATCACCGAAAATTCTTCATTCTGTAGATGACAGAGAAGAACTAACCTGACACCAACGCAGCGGGCCTTGGACACAATCATACTTTTCCCATATAATCAGAGCCCTGCAAAACACATGGAAAATTAATTAGTTTCCCATCAAAACGGAGAgcttcaatctttattattgctttttttttttcaggttTTGTCTTTTAAAGCATTGAGATGTTATCTACCTAGACAATATGACTGCATGGAAATAACCAATATGAGGTAACAACAGCAGGAGTAAATTATTACCTCAAAATCATGTCTCAGAGTTAGACTTTCCGGTGAGAATACGAGAAATTTGAAGTCCCCGGCTAAAAGCTTCATTAAAGAGTATCCTCGTTTGCATCTGTTGAAATCCAGGCATCCATGAGAGAAGGGCCAATGGAGCCATGACTATTATTCCAAACATCATATCATATATACGAGCCAGGGACACGACGGTCTCCCAAACTACACTGGACTGCAGGAAAGGCCTGAGCACTTGCGCAATAAGTATGATGCCCCATCCAGTTGGGACAAATGCCATAAAACTTTTGATAAAATCACTAACTGTGACGTCGGTGAAGTGTAGAAGTAGAACAACCACAAGCACTATAACGACAATAACAAGAAATTGAACCACTCTATAATAGATGTGCTCCGTTGCAGCATATTTATCCCGGGCATAAGCTACGACTATATATATACCCACAGCCACAATTAGATAGATCCATGATAACAAGTATACAATAATACTTGTCTTACCATTTGAAATATCCAAATGGTACACAATACCATACTGGAAAAAGAAGAATCGAAGATCCAAAATTATCTCCAACAATTTTCCCCAGAGACCAGTTGTTCTAAAGTGGTCCTGTTCCTCATACCACCACGTCTCCCAGCTGTGATCAGCTTTCACTAAAATCCCTCTGTACCATATCCAGTTtacaaaatcatcaaaatcataCACAGTTTTCAGCCAGTCGAAACCAGAAGGATTAAAGATAAAAGGAGCCATGATCCATGATACTACAAGGAACCAACTAGATATTGTCATGGCGATGTAAACAAAGGCATCTATTTTGGCCCGGCTAGTGGAGGCATAAACTATCAAAATAACTCCAAGTTCAATGCCCTTCACAAAGTGGCTCCGGGCATATAGCCTGTAATTTTCTGCGAAGCTCTTGTGCTGCACAACAAAACCGCGCCCAGTTGCACGGTATTTGGCACCTCCATGCAGAATGGTCCGACCAAAGAAATGTGCACGTGTTCCCATTGAAAAAGTATAGAAAAATGAAGCAAGCTCCAACTGCATCGTGAGAAAATCCCAAATTGCTGAAAGAAACCCATGTTCAAGTGAGTTCTCTACAATCATTGGAAGGGCTGTGAAAATTCCAATCTGGATAATGAATTGCTGATTTATAATTGCACCTAAGGCCTTATTGTTCTCAGAAGCATATTCCTCAACACCGCTGAGAGCAAGGTACAAGCGTCCCCACAGAAATGTGTAAACCATGATCACCACCATCATGTTGTTGAAGAAAAAACCCACTGTTGTATAGAAGACAGAAAGCATACGAAAGAAGTCAAGTCTATGACCCAATCTGTATATATCTCTGCTCAAAATCTGCTCCCCATTTCCACTAGCAACCTTGGCCTCAAACATGGAGATCTGATTCAATCCTACATCCCTTCCCTTACCCACTTGCATGTATTCATGATGAGTCACATTGCCACCCCTTAATGTGCAATTGAATCCAGCATATATGTCTTCACTAATATTGATAACTCTTGAAGCTTTGCTTATACCGCCTCGAGTCAAAAACCAGAACCTGTCGAAGACATCAGGATGTCCATAGTGCATCCTCACTTTCAGAGGATTGGCGAGTACACGCTGCCCTAGTGTGACAAAACTCATCTCCTGAGCAGACATGAACCAAGCTAATGATGAAACAGAACCCGTGAATATATTTTCACGAAGCCCCAGAATTGTCGGCTTCCTGATGCCATAATTGACTTTGAATTCCTCCAACAGATTCCGCATCTTGAGTGCCTCCTCAAAGTAGCTATCCTGATTCATGTCAATTGTCTGCAAAGCATCACCACGGGTGAATATTATCGCATGATTTTGATTTTCAGGTTTACCCTCCCCAAGTTTCAGTGGGCCAGGTAATTTGATGCGATAGATTTCCACTTCTTTTTTTAGCTGTTGATCATACTTCACCAAGACCGAATAGTATTCCACCTCTTCTCTTCCCAAGTGAACCTCATCAACATAAGCAACTCGAAGGGCctcattatttttcatcaagTATAAGATCTCATCAGCACGGGAATCACCTTTCCCCTTATGCACTCCATACATTTGGCAGGCAACCACATAAGTGAACTTCATAAGAGCAACACCAAACTCGGTGCCTTTGTAAAGCAGGCTGACACTACTTCCTGCCCTCCTGAGGTTTCGAGCATTGGGTGTGCCTAAGCCTTGAATATTGATGCTGCTGCTGTTATTTCTCAATGTACCAGCTGAAGAAATATCTTGTGATCCTTGTCTTATGTCCATCTCCGAGGCGGCGTCTAGAAAGGAAAGCATCTTAAGAGCCCTATAGTAATACATCATTCCTCTGACAGTTCGAGACAGTGTCTGACCCCTGCAGGATGCCCATAGCCTGAGATCCCTTGATTTGGAAGTCCATATTTCACCATCATCTTGCAGTCCTTCCCTGCGCATACGTTCCATAAAATTTGCCCACTCATCATCATAAATTTTTTGCAGATAAAACAAGGTTGAGATACCATCTTCATTGGGACTTCTCAGACTTTCCTTTCCGTACAAGACTTCCTCATCATAGTAAGGAGTCAAGACACTGAAGGCCATCATTTTCTCAACCTGGGGCGCACGAGGCATGTTCATAAATAGGGAATTACTAAAGAAAGCAATCCGTCGTCTTGCCTCCAGATTTTTAGGGACATTCAGCATCCAGTCCCGTGAACTAAGAATCGTGTGCAAACGACGCAACTGCCTGTAGAAGAACGCATCATCATCATCTGGCACCTGAACTGCATTCTCAAATAGTAAGACTGCAGCGTTTGGATTGGAAGGTGCCAAACCTTCCTGCCTTAACTGACCAACACTCTTCTTCACTCGTGGAAGTTCCCGTACTGCAAGCTCATACAAGGCTTGAAGTACATTCACCAATTTATCCATATCCTTCTCAGGCTTGAGGAGAAGCTCAATAAGAGATATCAACCGGTCATGAATTTTGGGAAGAATTGCTGTTCTATAGACCCCTGTGAACTTTTCGAAGCTAATGTGATCATCAACCTCCTTGAAAAATCTTGTAGCTATTGAGTGTTCATCTGATTCATATTTTATGATCTCAAAAAGCAAGTACTTGAGACTATCATAAGCTTCAGTGACTGCACACCTTCGGTACTCATTCTGGCTTATACGAGACCACAACCACCTGTCAGACGCATCTGCAAGTTCTCTAGCTTGGCTCAGAGCAATTAACAGCTCATTGCACAATAGATAACACGGCCACCGTATTACTTTGATATCCCAACAGTTGGGTGGCAATTCCAGTAGCTCCAGTTCACGATCGCTGAGGAGGTCTTCCTCTCTTAAAGTGATGATTATCTCATTCCATATTAGTGCAAATCTAGTAGCTTCAACCTGACTTGATTCCATCTTCTTGTACGACTGACCAAGGCCATACCGGAGCTTAAGACGGTGAATTGCATCACGCAGTTTGTGAACTACGTTTGCCTCCGAACTAAGAGTCTGATCCTCTGGCATCAGATTAAACTGCAACGCACTTGCAAAGAACTGGAATCTAAGCCTGAGCTGGCCAATGTTTCGAATCTCGCCTATATGTAAGAACAACCCTATTGCCGACCCCCACAGAGAGGCGAATATTGTGTACCAAATCTGCATATCCACTAAATATATCAACACAACCGGCGCCCACAACACCACCACTGCCATTCTATTGGTGCTAGTGAAGAATTCATGCCAAGTATATTTCACCCCTGTGAGATTGAGGAGTATTCTTGTTGGTTCTACAAGAGGTTTGATTTGAAGGAAGTAACTGAAAGCAAATTTGGAAGCCAACACTCCCACCCAGAACACGGTGTACCTTACATTATCAACTAGCCCCTCTCTAACACCTCTCCCCACAAATGTTCGGGTGTTGAACCACCATGTTAAAACATACAGAATGCGCCAATTCGCCTCTTCAATCACATTGCGGACCCAAGGAACAATGAACAGGATCAAGGCAAGTAGTTCAGGAATGACAAAAACTAAAGCAGCTTTAAGGAATGTAAAAATCCTTTGGTTCGACTCATCCGACCACATCCCATCCGAATTCTTCTGGCTCCAAATCTGTCCATAGAAAACACCAAACACAATTGCCCAAGTCATAGCAACCAAACTCTTCAAAACCATTCTGATACCAAGCAACTTTGTATCCTTAGTAACCAGAGTATACTGTGTGCCAGCATCAAGAATCGATTGCACAAACCTCAAACCAGCCCACGTTATGAATATCGTAAGCAACTCCACTTGCACGTCCCTGCTCTCCAATGCCTGCCATGGATACTCCGTCCTCTCCCAAGCAACAATTGCAGCAGCCTGAAAAAAGAGTATTAGTAACACCCACAACCTATCAAAGCTCCGAAACACATTCCAAAAGGTCCGCTGCTCCACAAACCCTGTCTTCCCCACCCTCTTCTCGCCTGCAGTCAAAAAGAAGTTACTTGACAAATCAAGGGGCCATTTGACTCTCTTGAAGCATTTCCTTCTCCAAAAGTACTCGTTAATATCATCATAGTTTCTCCACGCGGAATGTGGAGCAGTCCCATTCCTGCTCCTGGCGGCCTCGCCCTTTATCGTAGTATAAATCGGCTTAACAACATAATCCAAGAAACCAAATTGCTTGCAAGTAGACGGAACAAAAAGCTGCGCAGTAGTCTCATCAACGTGATCATCGAGAATGAAATTAAGTTCCAACGCCATGTGATGATATATGTAACACAAACACTCGGGGAGAAACCGCAGGTTTGCGGCCTCGCCCCAAATCAGTAGATAAAGGCACACATACAAGAGCTCACGGCGTTCGAGATCCGGGTTGTGGCGGCTGGGGAGACGGACTTGAGACCTTTTCCCCAAATACGAGCACCAGGAGTCGTAATTCTTCAGGAGCTTCACGCGGAAGCGGCGGAGCACGCCGCCATCGAGGCGGTCGGGGGCGGAGGGTAGGCGCATTTGGGAGTTGGCCAAGTGGAGCACCAAATGCTCCCTCTGATTCCTCACGTTGTCCATTTGGAAGCCGAAGAACGAGCCGAGCCAGTCTAGGAGGTCCATGGAGTCGTGCCATGGGTTGAACGGCGGTTTGCGGAGGTCGCCGGCTGAGCgcaaggcggcggcggcggcgcgtaCCTCTGGGAAGCGGAGGGAGGGGTGGTCCAGGAGAAGGTTGTGTATTGGAATGATGTTGAAGGGCTCCGACAACAGCTGCGGTGGAGGTGGTGGAGGCTGAGGCCCACGGCCGCGCGTGGGAGGCTGTCGCTGCCTCAGATTCATGGCATCCAACTGTTTCAACACTCAAAAAGAAAAGGTGAATCAATTATTGTTTTTGTGGATAAATATGTATTCGAATTCGAACATGCCACAACATTCCACATCACAATCACGTGtgcatttaaatatataaaggaGTGGGCTTGAACTTGGTTTTGGGCTTCTTTCTATATAACAAAATTTACTAACCCATATAGTAAGCCTTGGGCCTCACAACTTGGCTGAGTGTTAaaaaagggtgattctattcatagcccccaatTTACTCCGTATAGCCcccaatttaatataataataataaataattataaatttactattctaCCCCATAACTCATAGCCCCCAAATTAAACACCCATCTATAACCCGCGATAACGTAATTTTGTATTGCATCGTATCTTCAGAACTTATTCTATTTCATCTGAATTTTCCACGCAATAAAATACATTTCAACATTGGTGGAATTGAACTGAATTCACAACTCAATTTCACATAAAAGAATCGCTCAACGCATCTTTGTAGAAGTTGGGGCCGCTGCCATGGACAACTACCAGAAGAAGTCTTACACGCCACCACTAGCGGCGGCGGCGTCTTCGGAATGTGGGAACCCAGTAATCCTATAAAGTTCAGTCGCACAGTCGAATCGAGGTTAGAACGTCGCCAACGGATAGATAGATGAGAAAGTTTgacagagagtgagagagagactTGATTAATTGTATTCTTCATTTGCTTTAGTTTTGTCTCGTGCTACGTTAGTCAAactcattaattttattaatgat
It contains:
- the LOC130991593 gene encoding callose synthase 11-like yields the protein MNLRQRQPPTRGRGPQPPPPPPQLLSEPFNIIPIHNLLLDHPSLRFPEVRAAAAALRSAGDLRKPPFNPWHDSMDLLDWLGSFFGFQMDNVRNQREHLVLHLANSQMRLPSAPDRLDGGVLRRFRVKLLKNYDSWCSYLGKRSQVRLPSRHNPDLERRELLYVCLYLLIWGEAANLRFLPECLCYIYHHMALELNFILDDHVDETTAQLFVPSTCKQFGFLDYVVKPIYTTIKGEAARSRNGTAPHSAWRNYDDINEYFWRRKCFKRVKWPLDLSSNFFLTAGEKRVGKTGFVEQRTFWNVFRSFDRLWVLLILFFQAAAIVAWERTEYPWQALESRDVQVELLTIFITWAGLRFVQSILDAGTQYTLVTKDTKLLGIRMVLKSLVAMTWAIVFGVFYGQIWSQKNSDGMWSDESNQRIFTFLKAALVFVIPELLALILFIVPWVRNVIEEANWRILYVLTWWFNTRTFVGRGVREGLVDNVRYTVFWVGVLASKFAFSYFLQIKPLVEPTRILLNLTGVKYTWHEFFTSTNRMAVVVLWAPVVLIYLVDMQIWYTIFASLWGSAIGLFLHIGEIRNIGQLRLRFQFFASALQFNLMPEDQTLSSEANVVHKLRDAIHRLKLRYGLGQSYKKMESSQVEATRFALIWNEIIITLREEDLLSDRELELLELPPNCWDIKVIRWPCYLLCNELLIALSQARELADASDRWLWSRISQNEYRRCAVTEAYDSLKYLLFEIIKYESDEHSIATRFFKEVDDHISFEKFTGVYRTAILPKIHDRLISLIELLLKPEKDMDKLVNVLQALYELAVRELPRVKKSVGQLRQEGLAPSNPNAAVLLFENAVQVPDDDDAFFYRQLRRLHTILSSRDWMLNVPKNLEARRRIAFFSNSLFMNMPRAPQVEKMMAFSVLTPYYDEEVLYGKESLRSPNEDGISTLFYLQKIYDDEWANFMERMRREGLQDDGEIWTSKSRDLRLWASCRGQTLSRTVRGMMYYYRALKMLSFLDAASEMDIRQGSQDISSAGTLRNNSSSINIQGLGTPNARNLRRAGSSVSLLYKGTEFGVALMKFTYVVACQMYGVHKGKGDSRADEILYLMKNNEALRVAYVDEVHLGREEVEYYSVLVKYDQQLKKEVEIYRIKLPGPLKLGEGKPENQNHAIIFTRGDALQTIDMNQDSYFEEALKMRNLLEEFKVNYGIRKPTILGLRENIFTGSVSSLAWFMSAQEMSFVTLGQRVLANPLKVRMHYGHPDVFDRFWFLTRGGISKASRVINISEDIYAGFNCTLRGGNVTHHEYMQVGKGRDVGLNQISMFEAKVASGNGEQILSRDIYRLGHRLDFFRMLSVFYTTVGFFFNNMMVVIMVYTFLWGRLYLALSGVEEYASENNKALGAIINQQFIIQIGIFTALPMIVENSLEHGFLSAIWDFLTMQLELASFFYTFSMGTRAHFFGRTILHGGAKYRATGRGFVVQHKSFAENYRLYARSHFVKGIELGVILIVYASTSRAKIDAFVYIAMTISSWFLVVSWIMAPFIFNPSGFDWLKTVYDFDDFVNWIWYRGILVKADHSWETWWYEEQDHFRTTGLWGKLLEIILDLRFFFFQYGIVYHLDISNGKTSIIVYLLSWIYLIVAVGIYIVVAYARDKYAATEHIYYRVVQFLVIVVIVLVVVLLLHFTDVTVSDFIKSFMAFVPTGWGIILIAQVLRPFLQSSVVWETVVSLARIYDMMFGIIVMAPLALLSWMPGFQQMQTRILFNEAFSRGLQISRILTGKSNSET